One window of Novipirellula aureliae genomic DNA carries:
- a CDS encoding NfeD family protein, which yields MRTELNESGERTRSQWHRRLRPFVFLLFLAGLFTPLPAAAADQDTNEESTRVKEGYLLDIPNPLTSGSVADLLARLGRLSESADENARVTVVLRYPIDSDSGGTIHFEDALRLARAMTQPELRRIRVVSWVQGTVEGHLTLPILASDLLVVSPSAVIADATKDESSADETIEASYQTIAARRGLFPLPVVTALVDSGAELAMVSKADGNEVFASGDELDRLRSSGQVVRETIWSSANAPLRMDANRLRSARIAAGIVESPEALAELLDLAALNSLDRSTSSGDPKGMLLEIVGSINDSRSRRWQSNLSSTLESGDINTWIISIDSPGGNLNQSATLAGWFSDPEPPLQTVAGFVQAEARGDAALIAVSCRPLYMRESARLGGPGAQAIDATDVRRNDELIEQIARTTKRPSALIRGLLDPSLEVYRYTNRKTGRIRYATAEDLRAEEVLRGGDELAGGDEANQDRWQRGERIELGNGLSASEAISLGLADAESASLDDVSRRVGLAEKPPLVSDRGLVRWVERLGRNQGLAFLLLFIGFAALSTEANAPGLGFPGFIAAVCFAIYVWIKFLAGTAEWLELLAFALGLTFIAIEIFVIPGFGVFGVGGLAMTILGIVLMSQTFVLPRNVYQVEVLTHSIWVALGAAIGTVAGFFVIRMMMPHIPVLSGLAMEPPDSQKVNEAEKLGDYAYLLGQNGMTTTPLRPSGKAKFGEATVQVISDGSSIGTGEPVRVFEVHGTRVLVEAVEETPAEQVSREEASDV from the coding sequence ATGCGTACTGAACTCAACGAAAGCGGTGAACGGACACGGTCACAATGGCATCGGCGCCTCCGGCCATTTGTTTTTCTTCTTTTCCTAGCGGGGTTATTCACTCCTCTTCCCGCCGCGGCGGCGGATCAGGATACAAACGAAGAGTCCACGCGGGTTAAAGAGGGCTATTTGCTCGACATCCCGAACCCTTTGACATCGGGTTCCGTCGCCGACCTCCTCGCGCGGCTTGGCCGGTTGTCTGAATCAGCCGACGAGAATGCCCGCGTCACGGTGGTACTTCGCTACCCGATCGATAGCGACTCGGGAGGAACGATCCACTTCGAAGATGCACTGCGATTGGCTCGGGCAATGACCCAACCAGAGTTGCGGCGGATTCGCGTCGTGTCTTGGGTTCAAGGAACGGTGGAGGGCCATTTGACTCTGCCAATCCTTGCATCGGATCTATTGGTCGTTTCTCCCTCGGCCGTGATTGCCGATGCAACGAAAGACGAATCGTCGGCGGATGAGACGATTGAGGCGAGTTATCAAACGATCGCGGCTCGACGTGGCTTGTTTCCACTACCCGTTGTCACCGCCCTGGTCGATTCGGGAGCCGAATTGGCGATGGTTTCGAAAGCCGATGGCAACGAGGTGTTTGCCTCGGGCGACGAACTCGACCGTTTACGATCGAGTGGCCAAGTCGTTCGTGAAACGATTTGGTCGTCCGCCAATGCTCCCCTGCGAATGGACGCAAACCGGCTGCGTTCGGCCAGGATTGCGGCGGGCATTGTTGAATCCCCAGAGGCCTTGGCGGAACTGCTCGATCTGGCCGCGCTCAACTCACTCGATCGCAGCACGTCATCCGGCGATCCCAAGGGGATGCTGCTAGAGATCGTTGGCTCTATCAACGATAGCCGTTCTCGGCGCTGGCAGAGCAATTTGTCGTCAACTTTGGAATCAGGCGATATCAATACGTGGATTATCTCGATCGATTCGCCAGGAGGAAACCTGAACCAAAGCGCGACCTTAGCGGGTTGGTTCTCGGATCCGGAACCTCCGCTACAAACGGTTGCCGGTTTTGTGCAAGCCGAAGCGCGTGGCGATGCCGCGTTGATTGCGGTGTCGTGCCGACCGTTGTACATGCGTGAAAGCGCTCGACTCGGTGGCCCAGGCGCTCAAGCGATCGACGCCACCGATGTACGGCGAAATGATGAACTGATCGAACAAATTGCTCGGACCACCAAGCGGCCCTCCGCACTGATTCGCGGTCTCCTCGATCCATCGCTCGAGGTTTATCGTTATACGAACCGCAAAACGGGACGCATTCGCTATGCAACGGCAGAGGATTTGCGAGCAGAGGAAGTGCTCCGAGGGGGCGACGAACTTGCTGGAGGCGATGAAGCCAACCAAGATCGCTGGCAGCGCGGCGAACGGATCGAATTGGGCAACGGATTGTCCGCCTCCGAAGCGATCTCACTCGGGTTGGCCGATGCCGAGTCCGCGTCACTTGACGATGTTTCGCGGCGAGTCGGGTTAGCAGAAAAGCCGCCGTTGGTCTCCGATCGAGGCCTCGTCCGCTGGGTCGAACGATTGGGACGCAACCAGGGCTTGGCGTTCCTGCTGTTGTTCATCGGGTTTGCGGCCTTGTCGACGGAAGCGAACGCGCCTGGACTCGGGTTCCCCGGGTTTATCGCAGCGGTCTGTTTCGCGATCTACGTTTGGATCAAGTTTTTGGCAGGCACGGCGGAATGGCTCGAATTGCTGGCCTTTGCACTCGGGTTGACCTTCATTGCGATCGAGATTTTTGTCATACCCGGCTTTGGCGTTTTTGGTGTTGGCGGGTTGGCGATGACGATCTTGGGGATCGTCTTAATGAGCCAAACGTTTGTGCTGCCACGAAATGTGTATCAGGTTGAGGTTTTGACGCACAGCATTTGGGTGGCGCTCGGTGCCGCCATTGGAACCGTGGCCGGTTTCTTTGTGATCCGCATGATGATGCCACACATTCCTGTACTGAGTGGATTGGCCATGGAACCGCCCGATTCGCAGAAGGTCAACGAAGCGGAAAAACTTGGCGACTACGCTTATCTTTTAGGTCAAAACGGCATGACGACGACTCCGCTGCGGCCATCGGGAAAGGCCAAGTTTGGGGAGGCGACGGTTCAAGTGATTAGCGACGGAAGTTCCATCGGTACGGGTGAACCGGTCCGAGTCTTCGAAGTGCATGGGACCCGCGTTTTAGTCGAAGCGGTCGAAGAGACTCCGGCCGAGCAAGTGAGTCGCGAAGAGGCCTCGGACGTCTGA
- a CDS encoding NfeD family protein, producing the protein MPLYYAYALLAVFYALLVLEFMIPSGGLVGIAAVVIVVAALAVAFTHSTTAGVTLLMLVAATTPLVFIGVIHVWPHTPIGRRILNRRPGQTYDGRSQRKLADGTPLDELVNQRGVAKTNMLPSGLILIDSRRVDAVSEGMAIDAGTQIVVTKIEAGKIHVRPLSVEEISVVEEPQQPRSPDSLENPPENFDFDALA; encoded by the coding sequence ATGCCACTCTACTACGCCTACGCTTTACTTGCGGTCTTCTACGCCTTGCTTGTTCTCGAGTTCATGATCCCCAGCGGTGGGCTAGTGGGCATCGCGGCGGTGGTCATCGTCGTCGCTGCATTGGCAGTGGCATTTACCCACAGCACGACCGCTGGCGTGACGCTACTGATGCTTGTCGCGGCTACGACGCCGCTCGTCTTTATTGGCGTCATTCATGTCTGGCCCCATACCCCCATTGGCCGACGGATCTTGAATCGGCGACCGGGCCAGACGTATGACGGTCGTTCGCAAAGAAAACTTGCGGACGGCACGCCCCTCGACGAACTGGTCAATCAAAGAGGCGTTGCGAAGACCAATATGCTGCCGAGCGGCCTGATTCTGATTGATTCGAGACGGGTCGATGCCGTCAGTGAAGGCATGGCGATCGACGCAGGAACTCAAATCGTCGTCACAAAAATTGAGGCAGGAAAAATTCACGTGCGCCCGCTGAGCGTCGAGGAGATCTCGGTCGTGGAAGAACCCCAACAGCCCAGGTCGCCCGACAGCCTCGAAAACCCTCCAGAAAACTTTGATTTTGACGCCCTCGCTTGA
- the floA gene encoding flotillin-like protein FloA (flotillin-like protein involved in membrane lipid rafts): protein MPLLVGALIVFGFLLVMFFIFASYFGLWIQSQLTGAKVSFFNLLGMTFRKVNARSIVRSKIMATQAGLDDPEITSESLEAHYLAGGNVQQVIRALVAAKKAKTISLTFREATAIDLAGRDVLESVQTSVYPKVIDCPPRGAVKPSLDAVAKDGIQLKVKARVTVRANLQQLIGGATEETIIARVGEGIVSAIGSAANHKAVLENPDVISKAVLAKRLDSQTAFEIVSIDIADIDVGANIGARLQADQAEADTQVARARAEGKRASAVAEEQEMQAKIEESRATLVLAQASVPEAMAEAFRSGNLHILDYYKLQNVSADTEMRKSIAGSSRGAVETNYDKP, encoded by the coding sequence ATGCCTCTGCTCGTGGGCGCTTTAATTGTCTTCGGTTTTCTGTTGGTCATGTTCTTTATCTTTGCAAGCTATTTTGGGTTGTGGATTCAGTCCCAATTAACAGGTGCCAAGGTATCCTTTTTCAATTTGCTGGGGATGACCTTTCGAAAGGTCAATGCTCGCTCGATCGTCCGCAGCAAAATCATGGCGACGCAAGCAGGTTTGGATGATCCAGAGATCACCAGTGAATCACTTGAAGCTCACTACCTCGCCGGGGGCAACGTCCAACAAGTGATTCGGGCGCTTGTCGCAGCCAAGAAAGCGAAAACGATTTCACTGACGTTCCGAGAAGCCACCGCCATCGACTTGGCAGGCCGAGACGTCCTCGAATCAGTGCAAACGAGCGTCTATCCCAAAGTCATCGATTGCCCGCCAAGAGGTGCCGTCAAACCGTCGCTCGATGCCGTTGCCAAAGATGGAATCCAACTCAAGGTAAAGGCACGCGTGACCGTCCGAGCGAATCTGCAACAATTGATCGGCGGTGCTACCGAAGAAACGATTATCGCTCGCGTGGGTGAAGGGATTGTCAGTGCAATTGGTAGTGCAGCCAATCACAAAGCCGTTTTGGAAAACCCCGATGTGATCAGCAAGGCGGTCTTGGCAAAACGACTCGATTCACAAACTGCCTTTGAAATTGTATCGATCGACATTGCGGATATCGATGTCGGTGCGAATATCGGAGCCCGCCTCCAGGCCGATCAAGCCGAAGCAGACACGCAGGTCGCTCGAGCGAGAGCCGAAGGAAAACGCGCGTCAGCGGTTGCGGAAGAACAAGAGATGCAGGCCAAGATTGAAGAGAGCCGAGCAACGTTGGTACTGGCACAAGCCTCCGTGCCCGAAGCAATGGCGGAAGCCTTTCGAAGCGGCAATCTACACATTTTGGATTACTACAAGCTGCAAAATGTCAGTGCCGATACCGAAATGCGAAAATCGATTGCGGGCAGTAGCCGCGGTGCCGTCGAAACCAACTACGACAAACCGTAG
- a CDS encoding DUF1559 domain-containing protein, which yields MMKKKFRSYSGFTLVELLVVIAIIGVLVGLLLPAVQAAREAARRMSCSNNFKQIGLGIHNYHSAFAQLPTHGSGTTGTVSSDPVGMTHRYASSALHNNSRLSMLVGILPFVEQQAIWETISNPYNGNAFPAMGPTPENASYDPWVTEMPGYRCPSDPGKGRPALGRTNYAACLGDSSWGTSMYRHTSLFNSADKAASQTAASLRGVFKLFQKTQFRDCMDGLSNTIAMGEVITYMGDTDSRGAVRNVDLGNNNASIEAIRDNPTVCRESLDPSRPQFWATDAADQPDGGRGYRWADATTIFSGCLTILPPNSEICSANNPIGLTITGTMSSQHPGGCHVLMGDGAVRFVTDSIEAGSSSSGNVWLGGSNATAPGSRSPYGLWGALGTRSSKEVISEEF from the coding sequence ATGATGAAGAAAAAGTTTAGGTCATACAGCGGTTTTACGTTGGTGGAATTGCTCGTCGTGATCGCAATCATTGGCGTGCTAGTGGGATTGTTGCTCCCCGCCGTTCAAGCCGCCCGAGAAGCCGCTCGGCGGATGAGTTGTAGCAACAATTTCAAACAGATTGGGCTCGGAATCCACAATTACCACTCTGCGTTCGCGCAGTTGCCAACGCATGGTTCGGGGACGACGGGTACTGTTTCCTCCGATCCTGTCGGGATGACGCATCGATATGCGAGTTCAGCGCTCCATAACAATTCTCGACTGAGCATGCTGGTGGGGATTTTACCGTTTGTGGAGCAGCAGGCGATTTGGGAAACGATTTCAAATCCCTACAACGGAAACGCGTTTCCTGCGATGGGGCCAACTCCTGAAAATGCAAGTTACGACCCTTGGGTCACCGAAATGCCTGGGTACCGTTGTCCCAGCGATCCGGGCAAAGGACGCCCCGCGTTGGGAAGGACCAACTATGCTGCCTGCTTAGGTGATTCGTCGTGGGGTACGTCGATGTATCGGCATACGAGTTTATTCAACAGTGCGGATAAGGCCGCCTCGCAAACCGCGGCATCACTTCGTGGTGTCTTCAAGCTTTTCCAGAAGACACAGTTCCGAGACTGCATGGATGGCTTGTCCAATACGATTGCGATGGGAGAAGTTATCACCTATATGGGGGATACTGATTCTCGAGGGGCGGTGCGAAATGTGGATCTTGGCAACAATAATGCCTCTATCGAGGCAATACGCGACAATCCGACTGTGTGCCGTGAGTCTCTCGATCCCAGCCGGCCTCAATTTTGGGCAACGGATGCCGCTGATCAACCGGACGGAGGTCGAGGATATCGCTGGGCGGATGCTACTACCATTTTTAGTGGCTGCCTGACGATTTTGCCTCCCAATTCGGAAATATGCAGCGCGAATAATCCGATCGGTTTGACGATCACGGGAACCATGTCGAGTCAACACCCGGGTGGCTGCCACGTTCTGATGGGCGACGGGGCGGTCAGGTTTGTGACCGACTCGATCGAAGCGGGGTCGTCGAGCAGCGGTAACGTCTGGTTGGGTGGCTCAAATGCGACAGCACCCGGTTCGCGGAGTCCTTACGGATTGTGGGGGGCTCTTGGAACCAGGTCCTCGAAGGAAGTTATCAGCGAGGAATTCTAG
- a CDS encoding DUF1559 domain-containing protein, whose protein sequence is MKKKFRSDHGFTLVELLVVIAIIGVLVGLLLPAVQAAREAARRMSCSNNFKQIGLGIHNYHSAFNQLPMQAGGTSSRIFWDDTWQDSVTDNNWQLSMLVGILPFIEQQPTWEIISNPYNDGSATFPAMGPTPENLAYEPWRTEFPTFRCPSDPGSGLPSLGRTNYAACLGDSTWCSSLVKHPIVDDSEAVFGEHAQAAQRGLFRFHYSTRFRGCLDGLSNTIAMGEIITYLGDSDKRGAVSGDDIFGSNGKGLLWPRKNPLQCRGLIDPERPTYWLDAPQASQSDRHRGYQWAHASATQTGVMTILPPNAEICGRPNAYHTVITATMSSQHQGGCHVLMGDGAVRFVTDSIEAGDSTAGNIFLNTAGAPSPYGLWGALGTRAAKEVIDEDF, encoded by the coding sequence ATGAAGAAAAAGTTTAGGTCAGATCACGGTTTCACATTGGTGGAATTGCTCGTGGTGATCGCAATCATTGGGGTCCTAGTGGGACTGTTACTGCCGGCGGTTCAGGCGGCTCGCGAGGCAGCTCGGCGAATGAGTTGCAGCAACAACTTCAAGCAGATTGGACTCGGAATTCACAATTACCATTCGGCATTCAACCAGCTCCCTATGCAGGCCGGCGGCACCTCAAGTCGTATCTTTTGGGACGATACCTGGCAGGATTCCGTCACCGATAACAACTGGCAACTCAGTATGCTTGTGGGCATCCTGCCTTTCATTGAGCAACAGCCCACCTGGGAAATTATTTCCAATCCATACAATGACGGCTCCGCAACGTTTCCAGCCATGGGGCCAACACCAGAAAATTTGGCGTATGAACCCTGGCGAACGGAGTTCCCAACGTTTCGCTGTCCCAGTGATCCAGGTTCCGGCCTTCCATCGTTGGGTCGGACCAACTACGCGGCTTGTTTGGGTGACTCAACATGGTGTAGTTCATTGGTGAAGCATCCCATTGTGGACGACAGTGAAGCGGTTTTCGGAGAGCATGCTCAGGCGGCGCAGCGTGGTTTGTTCAGATTCCACTATAGCACCCGCTTCCGCGGCTGCTTGGATGGTTTGTCCAATACGATCGCGATGGGGGAAATCATCACCTACTTGGGAGATAGCGACAAGCGTGGAGCAGTATCAGGTGATGATATATTTGGGAGCAACGGCAAGGGGCTTCTTTGGCCAAGAAAGAATCCATTGCAGTGCCGCGGCTTGATCGATCCCGAGCGGCCTACTTATTGGCTCGATGCTCCCCAAGCCAGTCAATCGGACCGACATCGCGGGTATCAGTGGGCTCATGCATCGGCGACCCAAACGGGCGTGATGACGATACTCCCCCCCAACGCCGAAATATGTGGGCGTCCCAACGCGTACCATACCGTTATCACCGCAACGATGTCGAGTCAGCATCAGGGCGGTTGCCACGTCTTGATGGGCGATGGTGCGGTTCGATTCGTTACGGACTCAATCGAGGCCGGGGATTCTACGGCTGGCAACATCTTCTTGAACACCGCCGGTGCCCCGAGCCCTTATGGGCTTTGGGGAGCGCTCGGCACGCGGGCTGCGAAGGAAGTGATCGACGAAGATTTTTAA
- a CDS encoding efflux RND transporter permease subunit gives MKFPHFFIERPIFAAVLSSLFVLVGGITYFSLPVSQYPNVAPPTVLVRASFPGATPQVIADTVATPIEQEMNGVDDMLYMESSSSSDGTMQLTVTFKLGTDLDDAQVLVQNRVAIAESRLPEQVRQIGVTTTKQIPDMLMVVHLNSPDDSRDNLYISNFAFLRVRDALMRLDGVGEIRIAGGNEYAMRVWLDIERMTHVDLTASEVVQAIRNQNVQVAAGVIGQPPTGDTGDFQLNVTTQGRLIQEDEFSNIIVKRGGDGRVTRLRDVARIELGAQDYSRLSYLDGRSAIAVLIYQRPGTNAVDTAAEVKKTMADMAGNFPQGIGYEIAYNPTDYVEESISEVMTTLFLTTLFVVMTVFLFLHGWRPTIIPVIAIPISLIGTFAVMQLIGVTLNTLSLFGLVLAIGIVVDDAIVVVENVERLIAEGMTPRQATHKAMDEVGSALIATTLVLIAVFVPTVFITGISGQFYQQFALTISISTAISTFVSLTLSPALCAILLKPKDAAKSRFGKGMDLLFGWSFRLFNRTFDWTSNLYAGIVGRLVKKTGIALVLYVLLLVCTGLSFGLVPTGFIPDQDQGYVIVAINLPDGASLARTDKVTRRVAEIGGKIDGVAHAVGIAGLSGATFTIKPNAAVSFLPLEDAKERAARGRSVHAIVAEMRREVASINEAQILIIPPPPIRGIGRGGGFKMYVQDRSGAGIETLGQVTADMLEKASAQAGVAQVFTNLRMNVPQVYADVNRTKAQMLDVPVGNVFDALQIYLGSMYVNDFNFLGRTYRVTAQAEPQFRDDAHDIERIRTRSARGATVSLGSLVDVKSTAGPDRIVRFNLFPAADLNGSTVPGFSTGESLRTMENLADETLPAGFGYEWTEIAYQEKMAGNTIIYLFPLAVLFVFLALAAQYESWLLPLAIILIVPLCLLFALIGVWFRGMDNNVLTQIGFIVLIGLACKNAILIVEFAKAEEDAGKNRYDAAIAACRLRLRPILMTAFSFILGVIPLLIATGAGFEMRRVLGTAVFSGMLGVTLFGLFLTPVFYVLLRRFTKQASEQPESKRIES, from the coding sequence ATGAAGTTCCCACACTTCTTCATCGAGCGTCCGATCTTTGCCGCCGTCCTCTCATCTTTGTTCGTGCTAGTCGGCGGAATCACGTATTTCTCGTTACCCGTGTCGCAATACCCTAACGTTGCACCGCCAACGGTCTTGGTACGAGCAAGCTTCCCCGGCGCAACGCCCCAAGTCATCGCAGATACTGTCGCTACGCCGATCGAACAAGAGATGAACGGCGTGGACGATATGCTTTATATGGAGTCGTCATCGAGTAGTGATGGGACGATGCAGTTGACGGTCACGTTTAAACTGGGCACGGACCTTGACGACGCACAAGTGCTCGTGCAAAACCGTGTTGCCATCGCCGAATCGCGTTTGCCCGAGCAGGTTCGCCAAATCGGAGTCACTACGACCAAGCAGATCCCAGACATGTTAATGGTCGTACATCTCAACTCTCCCGACGACAGTCGAGACAACCTGTATATTAGCAATTTTGCCTTCTTGCGTGTCCGCGATGCGTTGATGCGACTAGATGGCGTTGGTGAAATTCGTATCGCTGGAGGAAACGAATACGCGATGCGTGTCTGGTTGGACATTGAAAGGATGACCCATGTTGATTTGACTGCCAGCGAAGTCGTCCAAGCGATCCGCAACCAAAACGTGCAAGTCGCGGCGGGTGTGATTGGACAACCGCCCACCGGCGACACCGGTGACTTCCAATTGAATGTGACCACACAAGGTCGATTGATTCAAGAAGATGAATTCAGCAACATTATCGTTAAGCGTGGTGGCGATGGTCGAGTCACTCGATTGCGTGATGTCGCGCGTATTGAACTCGGTGCGCAGGACTATTCGCGTCTCAGCTACCTTGATGGTCGATCCGCGATCGCAGTGCTGATCTATCAACGGCCTGGAACCAATGCCGTCGACACAGCAGCCGAAGTCAAGAAAACGATGGCGGACATGGCTGGGAACTTTCCACAGGGCATCGGTTACGAGATCGCATACAACCCTACCGATTATGTGGAAGAGTCGATCAGCGAAGTGATGACGACACTCTTTCTTACCACATTATTTGTTGTCATGACCGTCTTCCTCTTTTTGCATGGCTGGCGTCCCACAATCATCCCGGTAATTGCAATCCCCATTTCGCTTATCGGTACCTTCGCCGTTATGCAATTGATTGGTGTGACACTGAACACGCTATCCTTGTTTGGATTGGTATTGGCGATCGGGATCGTGGTGGATGATGCAATCGTTGTGGTTGAAAATGTAGAGCGTTTGATTGCCGAAGGGATGACGCCACGCCAAGCAACCCACAAAGCGATGGACGAAGTCGGATCCGCATTGATAGCGACCACGTTGGTGTTGATCGCTGTGTTTGTACCAACCGTTTTTATCACTGGAATCAGTGGCCAATTCTACCAACAATTCGCCCTCACGATCTCGATCTCGACCGCGATCTCCACCTTCGTTTCATTGACACTCAGCCCCGCGTTGTGTGCGATACTGCTAAAGCCGAAAGACGCAGCGAAAAGCCGCTTCGGCAAAGGGATGGACCTCTTGTTTGGATGGTCGTTTCGTTTGTTTAACCGAACCTTTGATTGGACCAGCAACCTATACGCCGGTATCGTTGGCCGGCTGGTTAAGAAAACCGGAATCGCGCTGGTTCTCTACGTTTTGTTGCTCGTCTGTACCGGGCTGAGTTTTGGTTTGGTGCCCACTGGCTTCATTCCTGATCAAGACCAAGGGTACGTGATCGTCGCGATCAATCTGCCCGATGGGGCGTCCCTTGCTCGCACGGACAAGGTGACCCGCCGAGTGGCCGAGATCGGCGGCAAGATCGACGGGGTTGCTCACGCGGTAGGTATCGCAGGTCTATCGGGCGCCACCTTCACGATCAAGCCGAATGCGGCGGTCTCGTTCTTGCCTCTTGAAGATGCAAAAGAACGAGCCGCCCGTGGCCGCAGTGTGCATGCGATCGTAGCAGAAATGCGCCGCGAAGTCGCCTCAATCAACGAAGCCCAAATTCTAATCATTCCACCGCCACCGATTCGCGGTATCGGACGCGGAGGCGGGTTCAAAATGTATGTCCAAGACCGCAGCGGTGCGGGAATCGAAACGCTAGGCCAAGTTACGGCGGATATGCTAGAAAAAGCTTCTGCTCAGGCTGGCGTGGCACAGGTGTTCACAAACCTAAGAATGAATGTGCCACAGGTCTATGCCGACGTGAACCGTACCAAAGCTCAAATGTTGGACGTTCCGGTCGGCAATGTGTTCGATGCTCTACAGATCTATCTCGGCTCGATGTATGTCAACGATTTCAATTTCCTGGGTCGTACCTACCGTGTGACGGCCCAGGCGGAACCCCAGTTTCGCGATGACGCTCATGACATCGAGCGAATCCGTACTCGCAGTGCACGCGGGGCAACCGTTTCGCTCGGCTCGCTGGTCGATGTCAAGTCGACGGCGGGACCGGATCGCATTGTTCGCTTCAACTTATTCCCCGCAGCCGACCTGAACGGTTCGACCGTACCTGGATTCAGTACCGGCGAGTCGCTGAGAACAATGGAGAATCTTGCCGACGAGACGTTGCCAGCTGGCTTTGGCTACGAATGGACCGAAATCGCCTACCAAGAGAAGATGGCGGGCAACACGATCATTTATCTGTTCCCGCTGGCTGTCTTGTTCGTGTTCTTAGCGCTGGCGGCTCAATATGAAAGCTGGCTGCTGCCGTTGGCGATCATTTTGATCGTACCGTTGTGTTTGCTGTTTGCCTTGATCGGCGTTTGGTTTCGCGGCATGGACAATAACGTGCTGACGCAAATTGGGTTTATCGTTTTGATTGGATTGGCGTGTAAGAATGCGATTCTGATCGTCGAGTTTGCCAAAGCGGAAGAAGACGCTGGTAAGAATCGCTATGATGCCGCGATTGCAGCGTGTCGACTGCGCCTGCGACCTATTCTGATGACAGCGTTCTCGTTCATCTTGGGCGTCATTCCTTTGTTGATCGCCACCGGCGCCGGTTTCGAGATGCGCCGCGTTCTAGGCACAGCGGTATTCAGTGGCATGTTGGGCGTGACGCTGTTCGGGTTATTCTTAACACCTGTGTTCTACGTCTTGCTACGACGTTTCACGAAACAGGCCTCTGAGCAACCTGAATCGAAGCGTATCGAATCCTAA
- a CDS encoding efflux RND transporter periplasmic adaptor subunit, which translates to MPMPSVTVAKPLKKRIVEWDAYTGRLEAVDLVEIRARVGGYLKSVHFDEGQIVEEGDLLFVIDQRPFEAELHAAKAKLRQGNSRLLQSKAMLEQAKARSLQSDAQLNLADVRHTRIRGLSQRNAASEQELDEREAELVQAEADIEGVKAGVSSAEAAIATAEAEIELAKAGVETAELNLQYTEIRAPISGRISRKEVTKGNLIAGGTVTSSLLTTITSIQPIYCVFDTTEQDVLKYMRLAASGDRESSRIAKNPVFLGLADEEGFPRRGHMDFVDNRFDTNTASMRARCVFPNDEQLLVPGMFARIRVPGSAANEAVLIPDSAVGTDQSSQYVYVVVDGKIARRAIEPGPIVDGLRVIRQGLVGDEWLVIEGLLQSRPDAKVSTVQGTIEAVEDGLPDTYQPVREEEWISRAPDPLPDTAWLFHPPSGLGIGLARAIHESERQTAANHGGARGEYS; encoded by the coding sequence ATGCCGATGCCAAGTGTAACGGTTGCCAAGCCGTTGAAGAAGAGAATCGTTGAGTGGGATGCTTACACCGGACGTTTGGAAGCGGTTGATCTGGTCGAGATCCGTGCTCGCGTGGGCGGATATCTAAAATCCGTTCATTTTGACGAAGGCCAAATTGTCGAGGAAGGCGACTTACTATTTGTTATCGACCAGCGACCTTTTGAAGCCGAACTTCATGCCGCAAAGGCGAAGCTACGACAAGGTAACTCGCGTCTATTGCAATCCAAGGCGATGCTCGAGCAGGCCAAAGCCCGGTCGTTACAATCCGACGCTCAGCTAAATCTAGCGGATGTACGGCACACACGGATTAGAGGATTGAGCCAAAGGAACGCTGCGTCGGAGCAAGAATTAGACGAGAGAGAAGCTGAATTGGTTCAGGCCGAAGCAGACATTGAAGGCGTTAAGGCGGGCGTGAGTTCCGCTGAGGCCGCGATTGCTACCGCCGAAGCCGAAATCGAGTTGGCCAAAGCGGGAGTCGAAACGGCGGAGTTGAATCTGCAATACACCGAGATTCGCGCGCCCATTTCGGGGCGAATCAGTCGCAAAGAAGTAACCAAAGGAAACTTGATTGCCGGTGGTACCGTAACGTCATCCCTGTTGACGACGATTACGTCGATTCAACCAATCTATTGCGTTTTTGATACGACCGAGCAGGATGTGCTGAAGTACATGCGTTTGGCAGCATCGGGTGATCGGGAAAGTTCGCGAATCGCGAAGAACCCCGTGTTCCTCGGGTTGGCCGATGAAGAGGGATTCCCGCGTCGTGGCCATATGGACTTTGTCGACAATCGATTCGACACCAATACAGCCAGCATGAGAGCGCGGTGCGTTTTCCCCAACGATGAACAGTTGCTGGTTCCGGGGATGTTCGCTCGGATTCGCGTTCCGGGCAGCGCAGCCAACGAAGCGGTGTTGATTCCCGACTCGGCTGTTGGAACCGATCAATCGTCTCAATACGTGTATGTGGTCGTTGACGGAAAAATCGCACGTCGTGCGATCGAACCGGGGCCGATCGTTGACGGCCTACGAGTCATTCGTCAAGGACTCGTGGGAGACGAATGGCTGGTGATTGAAGGCCTGCTACAGTCACGTCCCGACGCGAAGGTGAGCACGGTTCAAGGTACGATCGAAGCGGTCGAAGATGGATTGCCCGATACCTATCAACCCGTGCGAGAGGAGGAGTGGATTTCGCGAGCTCCTGATCCATTGCCTGACACCGCGTGGCTTTTTCATCCACCATCGGGTCTAGGGATAGGGCTTGCTCGCGCAATACATGAAAGCGAACGGCAAACCGCGGCGAACCATGGCGGAGCGAGGGGGGAGTACTCATGA